One genomic segment of Odocoileus virginianus isolate 20LAN1187 ecotype Illinois chromosome 33, Ovbor_1.2, whole genome shotgun sequence includes these proteins:
- the RNF40 gene encoding E3 ubiquitin-protein ligase BRE1B yields the protein MSGPGNKRAAGDGGSGPPEKKLSREEKTTTTLIEPIRLGGISSTEEMDLKVLQFKNKKLAERLEQRQACEDELRERIEKLEKRQATDDATLLIVNRYWAQLDETVEALLRHHESQGELSSGTEASGTQEGPTRDETPLTEPGTSELREPLPMQLRPPLSEPALAFVVALGASSSEEVELQLQGRMEFSKAAVSRVVEASDRLQRRVEELCQRVYSRGDSEPPGETARARTRELGRENRRLQDLATQLQEKHHRISLEYSELQDKVTSAETKVLEMETTVEDLQWDIEKLRKREQKLNKHLAEALEQLNSGYYVSGSSSGFQGGQITLSMQKFEMLNAELEENQELANSRMAELEKLQAELQGAVRTNERLKVALRSLPEEVVRETGEYRMLQAQFSLLYNESLQVKTQLDEARGLLLATKNSHLRHIEHMESDELGLQKKLRTEVIQLEDTLAQVRKEYEMLRIEFEQNLAANEQAGPINREMRHLISSLQNHNHQLKGDAQRYKRKLREVQAEIAKLRAQASGSTHSIPSLGHPEDSSLGASVPGKEEGGLGPVGAPDTRKEMASMPGAAITTSSAKKEDLVPSEEETQALTPGAQGPSSRGREPEARPKRELREREGPVLGPPSVASALSRADREKAKVEEAKRKESELLKGLRVELKKAQESQKEMKLLLDMYKSAPKEQRDKVQLMAAERKAKAEVDELRGRIRELEERDRRESKKIADEDALRRIRQAEEQIEHLQRKLGATKQEEEALLSEMDVTGQAFEDMQEQNGRLLQQLREKDDANFKLMSERIKANQIHKLLREEKDELGEQVLGLKSQVDAQLLTVQKLEEKERALQGSLGSVEKELTLRSQALELNKRKAVEAAQLAEDLKVQLEHVQTRLREIQPCLAESRAAREKESFNLKRAQEDISRLRRKLEKQRKVEVYADADEILQEEIKEYKARLTCPCCNTRKKDAVLTKCFHVFCFECVRGRYEARQRKCPKCNAAFGAHDFHRVYIS from the exons ATGTCTGGGCCCGGCAACAAACGCGCCGCTGGGGATGGGGGTTCGGGGCCCCCAGAGAAGAAGTTGAGCCGCGAGGAGAAGACCACCACCACGCTTATAGAGCCCATTCGCCTGGGAGGCATCTCTTCCACG GAGGAGATGGACCTCAAGGTTCTGCAGTTCAAGAACAAGAAACTTGCAGAGCGGCTGGAACAGAGACAGGCATGTGAAGACGAACTCCGAGAACGAATTGAGAAGCTGGAGAAGCGGCAGGCCACAGATGACGCCACCCTCCTCATTGTCAACCGCTACTGGGCCCAG CTGGATGAAACTGTGGAAGCCCTTCTCCGACACCATGAGAGCCAGGGGGAGCTGTCTTCAGGGACAGAGGCATCTGGGACCCAGGAGGGGCCGACACGTGATGAGACCCCTCTCACAGAGCCAGGGACTTCGGAGCTGAGGG AACCCCTGCCAATGCAGCTGCGGCCCCCTCTCAGTGAGCCAGCCTTGGCTTTTGTGGTGGCCCTTGGTGCAAGCAGTAGTGAGGAGGTGGAGCTGCAGCTGCAGGGCCGCATGGAGTTCTCCAAGGCAGCTGTGTCCCGTGTCGTAGAGGCCTCTGACCGCCTGCAGCGCCGGGTGGAAGAACTCTGTCAACGAGTATACAGCCGAG GGGACAGTGAGCCTCCCGGTGAGACGGCTCGGGCACGTACCCGGGAGCTGGGCCGTGAGAATCGGCGGCTACAGGACTTGGCCACCCAACTACAGGAGAAGCACCACCGCATCTCATTGGAG TACTCTGAGCTCCAGGATAAAGTGACATCTGCAGAGACCAAAGTGCTGGAGATGGAGACGACAGTAGAGGACCTACAGTGGGACATTGAGAAGTTGCGGAAGCGGGAGCAAAAACTTAATAAGCACCTGGCAGAAGCCTTAGAGCAG ctcaATTCTGGCTACTATGTGTCTGGGAGCTCTTCAGGCTTCCAGGGGGGCCAGATCACACTCAGCATGCAGAAG TTTGAAATGCTGAATGCAGAGTTGGAGGAAAATCAGGAATTGGCCAATAGCCGCATGGCAGAGTTGGAGAAGCTGCAGGCCGAACTTCAGGGGGCCGTGCGGACCAATGAGCGCCTCAAG GTAGCACTGCGGAGCCTTCCCGAGGAGGTGGTCCGGGAGACGGGGGAGTACCGGATGCTGCAGGCACAGTTCTCACTGCTCTACAATGAGTCTCTGCAAGTGAAGACCCAGCTGGACGAGGCCCGTGGGCTGCTGCTGGCCACCAAGAATTCCCACCTGAGGCACATTGAGCACATGGAG AGTGATGAGCTGGGGCTGCAGAAGAAGCTACGCACCGAGGTTATACAGCTGGAGGACACACTGGCCCAGGTTCGCAAGGAGTACGAGATGCTGCGCATCGAGTTTGAACAGAACCTGGCGGCCAACGAGCAGGCGG GGCCCATCAACCGCGAGATGCGCCACCTGATCAGCAGCCTACAGAACCACAACCACCAGCTAAAGGGGGATGCCCAGCGATACAAGCGGAAACTGCGCGAAGTGCAGGCCGAGATTGCCAAG CTCCGGGCCCAGGCCAGTGGCTCTACTCACTCCATCCCCAGCCTGGGCCACCCAGAGGACTCCAGCCTTGGTGCCTCAGTCCCAGGGAAAGAAGAGGGTGGGCTTGGCCCTGTTGGTGCCCCTGACACCAGAAAGGAGATGGCTTCCATGCCTGGCGCTGCCATTACTACCTCGTCAGCGAAGAAGGAAGACCTGGTGCCCTCTGAGGAAGAGACCCAGGCCCTGACCCCCGGGGCCCAGGGACCCTCCTCCCGGGGCCGAGAACCTGAGGCCAGACCCAAGCGGGAGCTTCGGGAGCGAGAAGGGCCTGTTCTGGGACCCCCATCTGTAGCCTCGGCTCTCTCAAGGGCTGATCGGGAGAAGGCCAAAGTGGAAGAGGCCAAGAGGAAGGAATCAGAACTCCTCAAAGGTCTCCGAGTAGAGCTCAA GAAGGCCCAGGAAAGCCAGAAGGAGATGAAGTTGCTGCTGGACATGTATAAGTCTGCACCCAAGGAACAGCGGGATAAGGTGCAGCTCATGGCAGCGGAACGCAAGGCCAAGGCTGAG GTCGATGAACTCCGGGGCCGCATCCGGGAGCTGGAGGAGAGGGATCGGAGGGAGAGCAAGAAGATCGCGGACGAGGATGCCCTGCGGCGCATTCGTCAGGCGGAGGAGCAGATCGAACACCTGCAGCGCAAGTTGGGTGCCACTAAGCAG gaggaggaggccctGCTGTCAGAGATGGATGTGACTGGCCAGGCCTTTGAGGACATGCAGGAGCAAAATGGGCGGCTGCTCCAGCAGCTGCGAGAAAAGGATGACGCCAACTTCAAGCTGATGTCAGAGCGGATCAAAGCCAACCAGATTCATAAGCTGCTGCGGGAGGAGAAGGACGAGCTGGGCGAGCAGGTTCTTGGCCTCAAGTCCCAG GTGGATGCCCAGCTGCTGACTGTGCAGAAGCTGGAGGAAAAAGAGCGAGCCTTGCAGGGCAGCCTCGGAAGTGTGGAGAAGGAGCTGACACTACGCAGCCAGGCCCTGGAGCTCAACAAGAGGAAG GCTGTGGAAGCAGCCCAACTGGCCGAGGACCTGAAGGTGCAGCTGGAGCATGTGCAGACACGGCTGCGAGAGATCCAACCTTGCCTGGCCGAGAGCCGGGCTGCGCGGGAGAAAGAGAGCTTCAACCTCAAGAGGGCTCAG GAGGACATCTCCCGGCTGCGGCGCAAGCTGGAGAAGCAGAGGAAGGTGGAAGTTTATGCAGATGCTGATGAAATCCTCCAGGAGGAGATCAAGGAATACAAG GCGCGGTTGACCTGCCCCTGCTGTAACACCCGCAAGAAAGATGCAGTCCTTACCAAGTGCTTCCACGTTTTCTGCTTCGAGTGTGTGCGGGGCCGCTATGAGGCCCGCCAGAGGAAGTGCCCCAAGTGCAACGCCGCCTTTGGTGCCCACGACTTCCACCGTGTCTACATCAGCTGA